Proteins encoded within one genomic window of Rhizobium bangladeshense:
- the purU gene encoding formyltetrahydrofolate deformylase yields MKSFVLTVSCKSTRGIVAAISSYLADKGCNIIDSSQFDDLDTGRFFMRVSFISEEGLSGPEISADFAAVAAPFAMDYEFHDSDKRMKVLLMVSRFGHCLNDLLYRWKIGALPIDIVGVVSNHFDYQKVVVNHDIPFHYIKVTKENKPQAEAQLVDLVEQTGTELIVLARYMQVLSDQLCKQMSGRIINIHHSFLPSFKGANPYKQAYGRGVKLIGATAHYVTADLDEGPIIEQDTARITHAQSPDDYVSIGRDVESQVLARAIHAHIHHRTFINGNRTVVFPASPGSYASERMG; encoded by the coding sequence ATGAAGAGCTTCGTACTTACCGTATCCTGCAAGTCGACGCGCGGCATCGTTGCGGCGATTTCGAGCTATCTGGCCGACAAGGGCTGCAACATCATCGACTCCAGCCAGTTCGACGACCTCGATACCGGCAGGTTCTTCATGCGCGTCAGCTTCATTTCCGAGGAAGGGCTTTCCGGCCCCGAAATCAGCGCCGATTTTGCCGCCGTCGCCGCCCCCTTCGCAATGGATTACGAATTCCACGACAGCGACAAGCGCATGAAGGTGCTCTTGATGGTGTCGCGCTTCGGCCATTGTCTCAACGACCTGCTCTACCGCTGGAAGATCGGGGCGCTACCGATCGACATCGTCGGCGTCGTCTCCAACCATTTCGATTACCAGAAGGTCGTGGTCAACCACGACATTCCCTTCCACTACATCAAGGTGACGAAGGAGAACAAACCGCAGGCCGAGGCCCAGCTCGTCGACCTCGTCGAGCAGACCGGCACCGAGCTGATCGTGCTCGCCCGCTACATGCAGGTTCTCTCCGACCAGCTCTGCAAGCAGATGTCGGGCAGGATCATCAACATCCACCACTCCTTCCTGCCGAGCTTCAAGGGCGCCAATCCCTACAAGCAGGCCTATGGCCGCGGCGTCAAGCTGATCGGCGCCACCGCCCATTACGTCACCGCCGACCTCGACGAAGGCCCGATCATCGAGCAGGACACGGCGCGCATCACCCATGCGCAGTCGCCCGACGACTATGTCTCGATCGGCCGCGACGTCGAAAGCCAGGTGCTGGCGCGCGCCATTCATGCCCATATCCACCACCGCACCTTCATCAACGGCAACCGCACCGTCGTCTTCCCGGCAAGCCCGGGAAGCTACGCATCCGAACGCATGGGGTGA
- the glnT gene encoding type III glutamate--ammonia ligase has product MTLDLAAFARDKGIKYFMISYTDLFGGQRAKLVPAEAIADMQKDGAGFAGFATWLDLTPAHPDLFAVPDASSVIQLPWKKDVAWVAADCVMDDRPVEQAPRVVLKRLVAEAAKEGLRVKTGVEPEFFLISADGSVISDQFDTAEKPCYDQQAVMRRYDVIAEICDYMLELGWKPYQNDHEDANGQFEMNWEYDDVLKTADKHSFFKFMVKSVAEKHGLRATFMPKPFKGLTGNGCHAHISVWDVDGRVNAFADKEMAFGLSAQGKTFLGGIMKHASALAAITNPTVNSYKRINAPRTTSGATWSPNTVTWTGNNRTHMVRVPGPGRFELRLPDGAVNPYLLQAIIIAAGLDGIRSQADPGQHYDIDMYAEGHLVKDAPRLPLNLLDALRAFDADEGLKAAIGAEFASAYLKLKHMEWNAYCSHFTQWERDSTLDI; this is encoded by the coding sequence ATGACACTGGACCTTGCTGCTTTTGCGAGAGACAAAGGCATCAAATATTTCATGATCAGCTACACCGACCTGTTCGGCGGCCAACGCGCCAAGCTGGTCCCGGCAGAAGCCATCGCCGATATGCAGAAGGATGGCGCGGGTTTTGCGGGCTTTGCAACCTGGCTCGATCTGACGCCTGCCCATCCGGACTTGTTTGCGGTTCCCGATGCTTCCTCCGTCATCCAGTTGCCCTGGAAGAAAGACGTCGCATGGGTCGCCGCCGACTGCGTCATGGACGATCGACCTGTCGAACAGGCGCCGCGTGTCGTGCTGAAAAGACTGGTGGCTGAAGCTGCGAAGGAAGGGCTCCGGGTGAAGACCGGTGTGGAGCCCGAGTTCTTTCTCATCTCTGCTGATGGCTCGGTGATTTCAGACCAGTTCGATACTGCCGAGAAGCCTTGCTACGACCAGCAGGCCGTGATGCGTCGGTACGATGTCATCGCCGAGATCTGCGACTATATGCTGGAACTCGGCTGGAAGCCCTATCAGAACGACCATGAGGATGCGAACGGCCAGTTCGAGATGAACTGGGAATATGACGATGTCCTGAAGACCGCGGACAAGCACTCTTTCTTCAAGTTCATGGTCAAGTCGGTCGCCGAAAAGCACGGCCTTCGCGCTACCTTCATGCCGAAGCCCTTCAAGGGCCTGACCGGAAACGGTTGCCATGCGCACATCTCGGTCTGGGACGTCGATGGCAGGGTAAACGCCTTCGCGGACAAGGAAATGGCCTTTGGGCTGTCGGCTCAGGGGAAAACCTTCCTCGGCGGCATCATGAAGCATGCCTCCGCGCTGGCCGCGATCACCAATCCGACGGTCAATTCCTACAAGCGCATCAACGCGCCGCGCACCACCTCAGGCGCCACATGGTCGCCGAACACCGTAACGTGGACGGGCAACAACCGCACCCACATGGTGCGCGTGCCGGGGCCTGGGCGCTTCGAGCTGCGCCTGCCGGACGGCGCGGTCAATCCATACCTCTTACAGGCGATCATCATCGCGGCCGGCCTCGACGGCATCCGCAGCCAGGCAGACCCCGGCCAGCACTACGATATCGATATGTATGCCGAGGGCCACCTGGTGAAGGACGCGCCGCGCCTGCCACTCAACCTGCTCGATGCGCTGCGTGCCTTTGATGCCGACGAAGGCTTGAAGGCGGCAATCGGGGCTGAGTTTGCTTCCGCCTATCTCAAGCTCAAGCACATGGAATGGAATGCCTACTGCTCGCATTTCACCCAGTGGGAACGCGACAGCACGCTCGATATCTGA
- a CDS encoding FMN-binding glutamate synthase family protein, which yields MSYHNPYTPPRKSATFDDHTLAEIRRAAATGIYDIRGAGTKRKVPHFDDLLFLGASISRYPLEGYREKCDTSVVLGSRFAKKPIMLKTPITIAGMSFGALSGNAKEALGRGATIAGTSTTTGDGGMTDEERGHSQTLVYQYLPSRYGMNPRDLRRADAIEVVVGQGAKPGGGGMLLGQKISDRVANMRNLPKGIDQRSACRHPDWTGPDDLEIKIMELREITDWEKPIYVKVGGARPYYDTALAVKAGADVVVLDGMQGGTAATQDVFIENVGMPTLACIRPAVQALQDLGMHRKVQLIISGGIRSGADVAKALALGADAVAIGTAALVAIGDNDPRWEAEYQKLGTTAGAYDDWHEGKDPAGITTQDPELARRLDPVAAGRRLANYLKVMTLEAQTIARACGKNHLHNLEPEDLVALTIEASAMAQVPLAGTNWIPGKGGF from the coding sequence ATGAGCTATCACAATCCCTATACCCCGCCGCGCAAGTCCGCGACCTTCGACGACCATACGCTCGCCGAAATCCGCCGCGCGGCAGCCACCGGCATCTATGACATTCGCGGCGCCGGCACCAAGCGCAAGGTTCCGCATTTCGACGACCTGCTGTTTCTCGGCGCCTCCATCTCGCGCTATCCGCTCGAAGGCTATCGGGAGAAGTGCGACACCTCGGTGGTACTCGGCTCGCGCTTCGCCAAGAAACCGATCATGCTGAAGACGCCAATTACCATTGCCGGCATGAGCTTCGGCGCGCTGTCCGGCAATGCAAAGGAAGCGCTCGGCCGCGGCGCGACGATCGCTGGCACGTCGACCACGACGGGCGACGGCGGCATGACCGATGAGGAACGCGGTCATTCGCAAACGCTGGTCTATCAATATCTGCCGTCGCGCTACGGCATGAACCCTAGGGATTTGCGCCGCGCCGACGCGATCGAAGTCGTGGTCGGGCAGGGCGCCAAACCTGGCGGCGGCGGCATGCTGCTCGGCCAGAAGATCTCCGACCGCGTCGCCAATATGCGCAACCTGCCGAAGGGCATCGACCAGCGTTCGGCCTGCCGCCATCCGGACTGGACCGGCCCTGATGATCTCGAAATCAAGATCATGGAGCTGCGCGAGATCACCGATTGGGAGAAGCCGATCTACGTCAAAGTCGGCGGCGCGCGCCCTTATTACGACACCGCCCTTGCCGTGAAGGCGGGCGCCGACGTCGTCGTGCTCGACGGCATGCAGGGCGGCACGGCGGCGACCCAGGATGTCTTCATCGAGAATGTCGGCATGCCGACGCTCGCCTGCATTCGTCCTGCCGTCCAGGCGCTGCAGGATCTCGGCATGCACCGAAAGGTGCAGCTGATCATCTCGGGCGGTATCCGCTCGGGCGCTGACGTGGCGAAGGCGCTGGCGCTCGGCGCCGACGCGGTCGCGATCGGCACGGCGGCGCTCGTCGCGATCGGCGACAACGATCCACGCTGGGAAGCGGAATATCAAAAGCTCGGCACGACGGCCGGCGCCTATGACGACTGGCATGAAGGCAAGGATCCGGCGGGCATCACCACACAGGACCCGGAGCTTGCAAGACGTCTGGATCCGGTTGCGGCCGGCCGCCGCCTCGCCAACTACCTCAAGGTCATGACGCTCGAAGCCCAGACCATCGCGCGCGCCTGCGGCAAGAACCACCTGCACAATCTCGAACCGGAAGACCTTGTTGCATTGACGATCGAGGCATCGGCCATGGCGCAGGTGCCGCTCGCCGGCACCAACTGGATCCCTGGCAAGGGAGGCTTCTGA
- a CDS encoding GXGXG domain-containing protein — translation MPTFDLSNTPLRELNSALHALSKGANDTEFEVINPRGSHAVAVGIDSPVTVAVRGSVGYYCAGMNDGGRVTVHGSAGPGVAENMMSGTVVIEGDASQYAGATGRGGLLVIKGNAASRCGISMKGIDIVVHGSIGHMSAFMGQSGHLVVLGDAGDALGDSLYEAKLFVRGTVKSLGSDCIEKEMRPEHLEKLAELLDKAGVTDVRPEEFKRYGSARKLYNFNIDNADAY, via the coding sequence ATGCCCACATTCGATCTTTCCAACACCCCGCTTCGCGAACTGAACAGCGCCCTGCATGCCCTTTCCAAAGGCGCCAACGACACTGAATTCGAAGTTATCAATCCCCGCGGCAGTCATGCCGTCGCCGTCGGTATCGACAGCCCCGTCACGGTCGCGGTCCGGGGATCGGTCGGCTATTACTGCGCCGGCATGAATGACGGCGGCAGGGTGACGGTTCATGGCTCGGCCGGACCGGGTGTTGCCGAAAACATGATGTCCGGCACCGTCGTCATCGAGGGCGACGCCAGCCAATATGCCGGCGCCACCGGCCGGGGCGGCCTGCTCGTCATCAAGGGCAATGCGGCATCGCGCTGCGGCATTTCGATGAAGGGCATCGACATCGTCGTTCACGGCAGCATCGGCCACATGTCGGCCTTCATGGGCCAGTCCGGCCATCTCGTCGTCCTCGGCGACGCCGGCGACGCACTGGGGGATTCGCTCTACGAAGCCAAGCTGTTCGTCCGCGGCACGGTCAAGAGCCTCGGCTCCGACTGCATCGAGAAAGAGATGCGGCCGGAGCATCTGGAAAAGCTCGCCGAGCTGCTTGACAAGGCCGGCGTGACGGACGTCAGACCTGAAGAGTTCAAGCGCTACGGCTCCGCCCGCAAGCTCTACAATTTCAACATCGACAACGCCGACGCGTACTGA
- a CDS encoding class II glutamine amidotransferase — MCGIVGLFLKDKSLEPQLGNLLSDMLITMTDRGPDSAGIAIYGGSAEGKAKVTIQSANPGVDFDGLAGDLDKAGIKAHVWIKSTHAVIEFDASKLGAVREALERIRPAVRLMGSGETVEIYKEIGLPKDVVARFGVRSMSGTHGIGHTRMATESAVTTLGAHPFSTGADQCLVHNGSLSNHNNLRRELVREGMTFETQNDSEVAAAYLTAEMAKGKDLGQALTGALDDLDGFFTFVVGTKSGFGVVRDPIACKPAVMAETDQYVAFGSEYRALVNLPGIENARVWEPEPATVYFWDHDKAA, encoded by the coding sequence ATGTGCGGCATTGTTGGATTGTTCCTCAAGGACAAGAGCCTTGAGCCTCAGCTGGGAAACCTGCTTTCGGATATGCTGATCACCATGACGGATCGCGGACCGGACTCGGCCGGCATCGCGATCTATGGCGGCTCTGCCGAGGGCAAGGCGAAAGTCACCATCCAGTCCGCCAATCCAGGTGTGGACTTCGACGGCCTGGCCGGCGATCTCGACAAAGCCGGCATCAAAGCCCACGTGTGGATCAAGAGCACGCATGCGGTCATTGAGTTTGATGCCTCCAAGCTTGGAGCAGTGCGCGAGGCGCTCGAACGCATCCGCCCGGCGGTCCGCCTCATGGGATCGGGCGAAACCGTCGAAATCTACAAGGAAATCGGTCTTCCGAAAGACGTCGTGGCGCGCTTCGGCGTCCGTTCGATGAGCGGAACCCACGGCATCGGCCATACCCGCATGGCGACGGAATCCGCCGTCACCACGCTCGGCGCTCATCCGTTCTCGACCGGCGCCGATCAGTGCCTCGTGCACAACGGCTCGTTATCCAACCACAACAACCTGCGCCGCGAACTGGTTCGCGAAGGCATGACCTTCGAGACGCAGAACGATTCCGAAGTCGCCGCCGCCTATCTGACGGCCGAAATGGCCAAGGGCAAGGATCTCGGCCAGGCACTGACAGGCGCCCTCGACGATCTCGACGGCTTCTTCACCTTCGTCGTCGGCACCAAGTCCGGCTTCGGCGTCGTGCGTGACCCGATCGCCTGCAAGCCCGCCGTCATGGCCGAGACGGACCAATATGTCGCCTTCGGCTCGGAATACCGCGCGCTGGTCAACCTTCCCGGCATCGAGAATGCCCGCGTCTGGGAGCCGGAGCCGGCGACCGTTTACTTCTGGGATCACGACAAGGCCGCCTGA
- a CDS encoding helix-turn-helix domain-containing protein yields the protein MKTKLETTGQPEQSQGGRPAFSQDPHAVREPKENNLEMAIGHEVRAYRKKLGITVTDLAAATGISLGMLSKIENGNISPSLTTLQSLSRALGVPLTAFFRRYEEPRNAVFVKAGQGVELERRGTRAGHQYNLLGHIDNNTSGVIVEPYLITLTADSDVFPTFQHEGMEFLYMLEGEVIYRHGDQLFQMQPGDSLFFDADAPHGPEQLVKLPSRYLSIISYPQQSSRG from the coding sequence ATGAAAACAAAGCTCGAGACGACAGGGCAACCGGAACAGTCGCAGGGCGGGCGCCCCGCCTTTTCCCAGGATCCGCACGCTGTTCGGGAGCCGAAGGAAAACAACCTCGAAATGGCGATCGGCCATGAGGTGCGCGCCTACCGCAAGAAACTCGGCATCACCGTCACCGATCTCGCGGCCGCGACCGGCATTTCCCTTGGCATGCTGTCAAAGATCGAGAACGGCAACATTTCGCCGTCGCTGACGACGCTGCAATCGCTGTCGCGGGCGCTCGGCGTGCCGCTGACGGCCTTCTTCCGCCGCTATGAAGAGCCGCGCAACGCCGTTTTCGTCAAGGCAGGGCAGGGCGTGGAACTCGAACGGCGCGGCACCCGCGCAGGCCATCAGTATAATCTGCTCGGCCATATCGACAACAACACCAGCGGGGTCATCGTAGAACCCTATCTCATCACGCTGACGGCCGATTCCGATGTTTTCCCGACGTTCCAGCACGAGGGCATGGAGTTTCTCTACATGCTCGAAGGCGAGGTCATCTACCGCCACGGCGACCAGCTTTTCCAGATGCAGCCGGGCGACAGCCTGTTCTTCGACGCCGATGCGCCGCATGGGCCGGAGCAACTGGTAAAACTGCCGAGCAGATACCTCTCGATCATCAGCTATCCACAGCAGAGCTCCAGAGGCTGA
- a CDS encoding GlxA family transcriptional regulator — protein MPSCDSRNTQEIGFILIPGFALMSYASATEPLRAANLLAGREIYRLSVFSPDGAPALSSSGVSVPAEPLPARGSDLGTAFVCAGGSPRDWGYPGVLACLRQLSREGVRIGGISGGPYLMAAAGLLARRDFTIHWEHAAALLEAFPDLTPRQARFVIDANRITCGGGIAPLDMMHVLIAERMGPDFARRVSDWYLHTEVNEPAAPQRGSLAERYRVHHPGLLSILERMEETIEMPLDRAAMARIAGVTPRHLDRLFSAHLGITFLDQYHRIRLQHAHRLLKQSPLSVSEIAMATGFSSPSHFSRLFRAVYGLAPREARRE, from the coding sequence ATGCCTTCGTGCGATAGCAGAAATACCCAGGAGATTGGCTTCATCCTGATTCCGGGATTCGCGCTGATGTCCTATGCCTCGGCGACCGAGCCGCTCAGGGCGGCAAACCTTCTGGCGGGCCGCGAGATCTACCGCCTGTCGGTCTTCTCCCCGGACGGCGCGCCGGCGCTCTCCTCCTCAGGCGTCAGCGTGCCCGCGGAGCCTCTTCCCGCCAGGGGTTCGGATCTCGGGACGGCCTTCGTCTGCGCCGGCGGCTCGCCGCGCGACTGGGGCTATCCTGGGGTGCTTGCGTGCCTGCGGCAATTGTCGCGCGAAGGTGTCAGGATCGGCGGCATCTCGGGCGGTCCCTATCTCATGGCCGCCGCAGGTCTGCTTGCCCGCCGCGACTTCACCATCCATTGGGAACATGCGGCCGCCCTCCTCGAAGCTTTCCCCGATCTCACACCACGTCAGGCGCGCTTCGTGATCGACGCGAACCGCATCACCTGCGGCGGCGGCATTGCGCCTCTCGACATGATGCATGTGCTGATCGCCGAGCGCATGGGACCGGACTTCGCCCGTCGGGTCAGCGACTGGTATCTCCACACCGAAGTCAACGAGCCGGCGGCCCCCCAGCGTGGCTCGCTGGCCGAGCGTTACCGCGTCCACCACCCCGGCCTGCTCAGCATTCTCGAACGGATGGAGGAAACGATCGAAATGCCGCTCGACCGAGCCGCCATGGCGCGCATCGCCGGCGTCACCCCCCGCCATCTCGACCGGCTCTTTTCAGCCCATCTCGGCATAACCTTTCTCGATCAATACCACCGGATCAGGTTGCAGCATGCCCATCGGCTGCTGAAGCAGAGCCCGCTTTCCGTCTCGGAGATTGCGATGGCCACGGGTTTTTCCAGTCCGAGCCATTTTTCCCGGCTGTTCCGTGCCGTCTACGGCCTAGCTCCGCGCGAGGCGCGGCGGGAATAG
- a CDS encoding sarcosine oxidase subunit beta family protein — MRYSALSILFNGLRGNKGWAPAWRDHAPKPHYDVVIVGGGGHGLATAYYLAKEFGVTNVAVLEKGYLGSGNIGRNTTIIRSNYLLPGNNPFYELSMKLWEGLEQDFNFNAMVSQRGVLNLFHSDAQRDAYTRRGNAMRLHGVDAELLDRQAVRRKLPFLDFDNARFPVMGGLFQPRGGTVRHDAVAWGYARGADSRGVDIITQCEVTGIRRENGRVTGVETSRGFIGCGKLALAAAGNSTVVADMAGLRLPIESHVLQAFVSEGLKPFIDNVVTFGAGHFYVSQSDKGGLVFGGDIDGYNSYAQRGNLATVEHVAEAGLAMIPSLSRVRYLRSWGGVMDMSMDGSPIIDRTHIDNLYLNAGWCYGGFKATPASGFCYAHLIARNTLHQTARAFRLDRFASGYAIDEKGVGAQPNLH; from the coding sequence ATGCGCTATTCCGCTCTTTCGATTTTGTTCAACGGCCTTCGCGGCAACAAAGGCTGGGCGCCAGCGTGGCGCGACCACGCGCCTAAGCCGCATTACGACGTGGTCATCGTCGGCGGCGGCGGTCATGGTCTTGCCACGGCCTATTATCTTGCAAAGGAATTCGGCGTAACCAATGTCGCCGTCCTCGAAAAGGGCTATCTCGGCTCCGGCAATATCGGCCGGAACACGACGATCATTCGATCGAACTACCTGCTGCCGGGCAACAACCCATTCTACGAGCTGTCTATGAAGCTCTGGGAAGGCTTGGAGCAGGATTTCAATTTCAACGCCATGGTCTCGCAGCGCGGCGTTCTCAACCTCTTTCATTCCGACGCGCAGCGCGACGCCTATACGCGCCGCGGCAATGCGATGCGGCTGCACGGCGTCGACGCCGAGCTTCTCGACCGGCAGGCGGTGCGCAGGAAATTGCCTTTCCTCGATTTCGACAATGCCCGTTTCCCCGTCATGGGCGGCCTCTTCCAGCCGCGCGGCGGCACGGTGCGCCACGACGCAGTCGCCTGGGGTTATGCCCGCGGCGCGGACAGCCGCGGCGTCGACATCATCACCCAGTGCGAGGTGACCGGCATCCGCAGGGAAAACGGCCGGGTGACAGGCGTCGAAACCAGCAGAGGCTTCATTGGCTGCGGCAAGCTGGCGCTTGCGGCCGCCGGCAATTCCACCGTCGTCGCTGATATGGCCGGCCTTCGTCTGCCGATCGAAAGCCATGTGCTGCAGGCCTTCGTCTCCGAAGGGCTGAAACCCTTCATCGACAATGTCGTCACTTTCGGCGCCGGGCACTTTTACGTGTCCCAGTCGGACAAGGGCGGGCTGGTCTTCGGCGGGGACATAGACGGCTACAATTCCTATGCCCAGCGCGGCAATCTTGCCACGGTCGAGCACGTCGCCGAAGCCGGACTGGCGATGATCCCGTCGCTGTCGCGTGTGCGCTACCTCCGCTCCTGGGGCGGCGTCATGGATATGAGCATGGACGGCTCGCCGATCATCGACCGCACCCATATCGACAATCTCTATCTCAACGCCGGCTGGTGTTACGGCGGCTTCAAGGCCACACCCGCCTCCGGCTTCTGTTACGCCCATCTGATCGCCCGCAATACACTGCACCAGACGGCCCGCGCCTTCCGGCTCGACCGCTTTGCGAGCGGCTATGCGATCGACGAAAAGGGCGTCGGCGCCCAGCCCAATCTGCACTGA
- a CDS encoding sarcosine oxidase subunit delta, translated as MASLISCPHCGVRPREEFSIRGDANLVRPAPDAGADAWYDYVYLRDNPRGRHSEYWHHSSGCRRWLIVERDTVTHAVHGVRDAALSKIGGEAV; from the coding sequence ATGGCAAGCCTGATTTCCTGTCCGCATTGCGGCGTCCGGCCCAGGGAGGAATTCTCGATCCGCGGCGATGCGAACCTTGTCCGGCCGGCGCCGGATGCCGGCGCCGATGCCTGGTACGACTATGTCTACCTCCGCGACAATCCGCGCGGCCGCCATAGCGAATACTGGCACCATTCTTCCGGATGCCGTCGCTGGCTGATCGTCGAACGAGATACCGTCACCCATGCGGTCCATGGCGTCCGGGATGCCGCCCTTTCCAAAATCGGCGGAGAAGCGGTATGA
- a CDS encoding 2Fe-2S iron-sulfur cluster-binding protein, translating to MTSFRLSSGGRIDRTRTLGFTFDGKALEGHPGDTLASALLANGIKLVGRSFKYHRPRGVLTAGAAEPNALVTTGSGGRTEPNTRATMIELYEGLAAKSQNRWPSLGFDLGAVNGLLSPFLSAGFYYKTFMWPAALWEKLYEPLIRKAAGLGRASYEPDPDAYEKCWAHCDLLVIGAGPAGLAAALTAGRAGARVILADEGAELGGSLLPESGAVEGKPADTFLGELLAELEGLANVRRLRRTTVFGWYDDNMFGAVERVQKHVAMPDPDRPVERLWRIIARQAILATGAEERPLVFGGNDIPGVMMAGAMRSYLNRQAVAPGTSTVIFTTNDAGYRTAADLEAAGLGVAAIVDSRADACKAWQGRAEVLQGARVIDAFGGKRLHGVSVESEDGVRRIEADALAMSGGWSPIIHLACHRGGKPQWSQEHPPFWLRLRRMVLPLPARLPASRKSPPASAMAPQRRPPP from the coding sequence ATGACGAGTTTCCGTCTTTCCTCCGGCGGCCGCATCGACCGCACTAGAACACTCGGCTTCACCTTCGACGGCAAGGCGCTCGAAGGCCATCCGGGCGACACACTCGCCTCGGCGCTGCTTGCCAACGGTATCAAGCTCGTCGGCCGCAGTTTCAAATATCACCGCCCGCGCGGCGTGCTGACCGCCGGTGCTGCCGAACCGAACGCGCTGGTGACGACAGGCAGCGGCGGGCGCACCGAGCCAAACACACGCGCGACAATGATCGAGCTCTATGAGGGGTTGGCGGCCAAGAGCCAGAACCGCTGGCCATCGCTCGGCTTCGATCTCGGCGCGGTCAATGGGCTGCTCTCGCCCTTCCTCAGCGCCGGCTTCTACTACAAGACCTTCATGTGGCCGGCGGCGCTCTGGGAAAAGCTCTATGAGCCGCTGATCCGCAAGGCGGCGGGCCTCGGGCGGGCCTCCTATGAGCCCGATCCCGATGCCTACGAGAAATGCTGGGCCCACTGCGATCTACTGGTGATTGGCGCCGGCCCGGCCGGTCTGGCCGCAGCGCTGACGGCAGGCCGCGCAGGCGCGCGCGTCATCCTCGCCGACGAGGGAGCAGAACTTGGCGGCAGCCTGCTTCCCGAAAGCGGCGCGGTTGAAGGCAAACCCGCTGATACCTTTCTTGGCGAGCTGCTTGCCGAACTCGAAGGGCTTGCGAATGTGCGCCGCCTGCGGCGCACGACTGTTTTCGGCTGGTACGACGACAATATGTTCGGCGCGGTGGAGCGGGTGCAGAAGCATGTGGCGATGCCCGATCCGGATCGTCCGGTGGAACGGCTGTGGCGCATCATTGCCCGGCAGGCGATCCTTGCGACGGGGGCCGAGGAGCGGCCGCTCGTCTTCGGCGGCAACGATATTCCCGGCGTGATGATGGCCGGCGCCATGCGCAGCTATCTCAACCGGCAGGCAGTGGCGCCGGGCACAAGCACGGTGATCTTCACCACCAACGATGCCGGTTACCGCACCGCCGCCGACCTTGAAGCGGCCGGACTCGGCGTTGCGGCGATCGTCGACAGCCGCGCGGATGCGTGCAAGGCCTGGCAGGGCCGCGCCGAGGTGCTGCAGGGCGCCCGGGTGATCGATGCGTTCGGCGGCAAGCGCCTGCACGGCGTCAGCGTCGAGTCCGAAGACGGTGTGCGTCGGATCGAAGCCGATGCACTTGCCATGTCGGGCGGCTGGAGCCCGATCATCCATCTTGCCTGCCATCGCGGCGGCAAACCGCAATGGTCGCAGGAGCATCCGCCTTTCTGGCTCCGGCTGCGCAGGATGGTCTTGCCGTTGCCGGCTCGGCTGCCGGCCTCGCGCAAATCACCGCCTGCCTCGGCGATGGCGCCGCAAAGGCGGCCGCCGCCCTGA